One window of the Pseudomonas lurida genome contains the following:
- the hldE gene encoding bifunctional D-glycero-beta-D-manno-heptose-7-phosphate kinase/D-glycero-beta-D-manno-heptose 1-phosphate adenylyltransferase HldE, translating into MKLSMPRFDQAPVLVVGDVMLDRYWHGGTSRISPEAPVPVVKVEQIEDRPGGAANVALNIAALGAPASLVGVTGDDEAANSLANSLRGAGVRALFQRIAHQPTIVKLRVMSRHQQLLRIDFEEPFATDALALSGQVDALLEGIKVLVLSDYGKGALKNHQELIQAAKAKGIPVLADPKGKDFSIYRGASLITPNLSEFEAIVGGCADEHDLVTKGAALMADLDLGALLVTRGEHGMTLLRPGHPAMHLPARAREVFDVTGAGDTVISTLAASIAAGEELPHAVALANLAAGIVVGKLGTAAISAPELRRAIQRSEGSERGVLSIEQLLLAIDDARAHNESIVFTNGCFDILHAGHVTYLEQARAQGDRLIVAVNDDASVSRLKGPGRPINSVDRRMAVLAGLGAVDWVISFPEATPENLLAQVKPDVLVKGGDYSVDQVVGADIVSAYGGTVKVLGLVENSSTTAIVEKIRNNE; encoded by the coding sequence ATGAAGTTGTCCATGCCGCGATTCGATCAAGCCCCTGTCTTGGTGGTCGGCGATGTCATGCTCGACCGTTACTGGCATGGCGGTACCTCACGGATTTCCCCTGAGGCGCCGGTACCGGTAGTCAAGGTCGAGCAAATCGAAGACCGTCCAGGCGGCGCTGCCAACGTTGCGCTCAATATTGCCGCCCTGGGCGCTCCGGCGTCCCTGGTCGGTGTGACCGGCGATGACGAAGCCGCCAACAGCCTTGCCAACAGCCTGCGCGGTGCTGGCGTGCGCGCGCTGTTCCAGCGCATTGCCCATCAGCCAACCATCGTCAAGCTGCGGGTCATGAGCCGTCACCAGCAACTGCTGCGTATCGATTTCGAAGAACCCTTCGCCACCGACGCCCTGGCCCTGAGCGGCCAGGTCGACGCGCTGCTCGAAGGCATCAAGGTGCTGGTGTTGTCCGACTACGGCAAAGGCGCCTTGAAGAACCACCAGGAATTGATCCAGGCCGCCAAGGCCAAGGGTATCCCGGTATTGGCCGACCCCAAGGGCAAGGACTTCTCGATTTACCGCGGAGCCAGCCTGATCACGCCTAATCTCAGCGAGTTCGAAGCCATCGTCGGCGGTTGTGCCGATGAGCACGACCTGGTGACCAAGGGCGCGGCGCTGATGGCCGATCTCGACCTGGGCGCCTTGCTGGTGACCCGTGGCGAGCATGGCATGACTTTGCTGCGTCCTGGCCACCCGGCGATGCACCTGCCGGCACGCGCCCGTGAAGTGTTCGACGTCACCGGCGCCGGCGACACGGTGATTTCCACCCTGGCCGCCTCGATTGCAGCGGGTGAAGAGCTGCCCCATGCCGTGGCCCTCGCCAACTTGGCGGCGGGCATCGTGGTGGGCAAGTTGGGTACTGCGGCCATCAGCGCGCCTGAATTGCGCCGTGCGATCCAGCGTTCCGAAGGTTCGGAACGCGGAGTGCTGAGCATCGAGCAGTTGCTGCTGGCGATTGACGATGCCCGTGCCCACAACGAAAGCATTGTGTTCACCAACGGTTGCTTCGACATCCTGCACGCCGGTCATGTGACCTACCTGGAGCAGGCGCGTGCCCAAGGTGATCGCCTGATCGTTGCGGTCAACGACGACGCCTCGGTAAGCCGACTGAAAGGCCCGGGTCGTCCGATCAACAGTGTCGACCGTCGCATGGCGGTACTGGCTGGCCTGGGCGCGGTGGACTGGGTGATCAGCTTCCCTGAAGCGACCCCGGAAAACCTGCTGGCCCAGGTCAAGCCGGACGTGTTGGTCAAGGGCGGCGACTATTCCGTCGACCAGGTCGTGGGAGCGGATATCGTCAGCGCCTACGGTGGCACGGTCAAGGTGCTGGGCCTGGTCGAGAACAGCTCGACCACCGCCATTGTCGAGAAGATCCGCAACAATGAGTAA
- a CDS encoding NAD-dependent epimerase/dehydratase family protein → MSNADKWVLITGGAGFIGSHLVDALLAKGYGVRVMDNLSTGKRSNLPLDNSRVELLEGDVADAEQVARAAVGVAAVVHLAAVASVQASVDDPVSTHQSNFVGTLNVCEAMRTAGVKRVVYASSAAVYGNNGEGASIDEETTKAPLTPYASDKLASEYYFDFYRRQHGLEPVIFRFFNIFGPRQDPSSPYSGVISIFSERVQQGVPIAVFGDGEQTRDFMYVEDLVDVLVQAIEAPAAPLGAINVGWNRTTTLKQVLQALEEVVGQLPAITYGPARSGDIRHSRANNQRLLASFTLPEPTPLKVGLERLLEG, encoded by the coding sequence ATGAGTAACGCTGATAAGTGGGTCCTGATCACCGGCGGTGCCGGTTTTATCGGCTCGCACTTGGTCGATGCGCTGCTTGCCAAAGGCTACGGCGTGCGCGTGATGGATAACCTGTCCACCGGCAAACGCAGCAACTTGCCGTTGGACAACTCGCGTGTCGAGCTGCTGGAAGGTGATGTGGCCGATGCCGAGCAGGTAGCCCGCGCCGCCGTCGGTGTAGCCGCGGTGGTGCACCTGGCGGCGGTGGCCTCGGTGCAGGCCTCGGTGGACGACCCGGTCAGCACGCACCAGAGCAATTTTGTGGGCACCTTGAATGTCTGCGAAGCCATGCGCACGGCTGGCGTCAAACGTGTGGTGTATGCCTCCAGTGCCGCGGTGTATGGCAACAATGGCGAAGGTGCTTCGATCGACGAGGAAACCACCAAGGCGCCGTTGACGCCCTACGCGTCCGACAAATTGGCCAGTGAGTACTACTTCGATTTTTATCGCCGCCAGCATGGCCTGGAGCCGGTGATCTTCCGTTTCTTCAATATCTTCGGGCCACGCCAGGATCCGTCATCGCCGTACTCCGGCGTGATCAGTATCTTCAGCGAGCGCGTGCAGCAGGGCGTGCCGATTGCCGTGTTTGGTGATGGCGAGCAAACCCGTGACTTCATGTACGTGGAAGACCTGGTAGACGTGCTGGTGCAGGCCATTGAAGCGCCGGCCGCGCCGCTGGGTGCGATCAATGTGGGTTGGAACCGCACCACCACGCTCAAGCAAGTGCTGCAGGCGTTGGAGGAAGTGGTGGGTCAGTTGCCGGCTATTACCTACGGGCCGGCACGCTCCGGGGACATCCGGCATTCGCGGGCGAACAACCAGCGCTTGCTGGCAAGCTTCACGCTGCCCGAGCCGACACCATTGAAGGTTGGGCTGGAGCGCTTGCTCGAAGGCTGA
- a CDS encoding aldo/keto reductase: MSLPTLHDLHRPLGSTGLMVSPLGLGTVKLGRDQGVKYPSGFQIPGDDEARMLLRQARELGINLIDTAPAYGMSEERLGPLLRDQRKDWVIVSKVGEEFENGASSHDFSAAHTRMSIERSLKRLETDFIDLVLVHSDGNDLHILNDCEVYQTLAALKQEGKIRGFGFSGKTVEGGVKALEQGDCAMVTYNLNEQAEKAVIDYAAAHGKGILVKKALASGHVCLEPGMDPIRASFTLLFAQTGVASAIVGTINPLHLAHNVATAAQVIRQL, from the coding sequence ATGAGCCTGCCCACCCTGCACGACCTGCATCGCCCCCTGGGCAGCACCGGCCTGATGGTGTCACCGCTGGGCCTGGGCACCGTCAAGCTGGGTCGCGACCAAGGGGTCAAATACCCCAGCGGCTTCCAGATCCCCGGTGACGACGAAGCGCGCATGCTGTTGCGCCAGGCCCGCGAGCTGGGGATCAACCTGATCGATACCGCACCAGCCTATGGCATGAGTGAGGAGCGCCTGGGGCCGCTGCTGCGTGACCAGCGCAAGGACTGGGTGATCGTGAGCAAGGTCGGCGAAGAGTTCGAGAATGGCGCGTCCAGCCACGACTTCAGCGCAGCGCACACGCGAATGTCCATCGAGCGCAGCTTGAAACGACTTGAAACTGATTTTATCGACCTGGTGCTGGTGCATTCCGACGGCAACGACCTGCACATCCTCAACGACTGCGAGGTCTACCAGACCCTGGCGGCGCTGAAACAGGAAGGCAAGATCCGCGGTTTCGGCTTCTCCGGCAAAACCGTGGAGGGCGGCGTGAAGGCTCTGGAACAAGGTGATTGCGCCATGGTCACTTACAATCTGAACGAACAGGCCGAGAAAGCCGTCATTGATTATGCAGCGGCACACGGCAAGGGCATCCTGGTGAAAAAAGCCCTGGCCAGCGGCCATGTGTGCCTGGAGCCGGGAATGGATCCAATTCGGGCCAGTTTCACGTTGTTGTTTGCGCAAACGGGCGTCGCCAGTGCTATTGTCGGGACCATTAATCCGCTGCACCTGGCCCATAACGTGGCGACCGCTGCCCAGGTCATTCGTCAACTCTGA
- a CDS encoding NAD(P)/FAD-dependent oxidoreductase: MPISTDVLIVGAGVAGLWLNARLRRQGFSTVVVESATLGGGQSVKSQGIIHGGAKYALHGALTGASEAIADMPRRWREALAGNGELDLSGVRLLSEAHYLWSPGTLAGNLTSFFASKAVRGRVDQVKGDDLPPALQDRRFKGKVYRLAELVIDVPSLIARLAQLAGDGLLAGQRIEPLHDGDTLVGLKVDGREIRAQRIVLSAGAGTAELLAALGLSQPAMQKRPLHMIIAKGPGLKPLYAHCLGGGTKPRITVTTHPAADGNWVWYMGGDIAEADGVARTPQEQIATAQKELAQLLPWIDMSQTQWATLRVDRAEPLQSGLTRPDNAFIAEEGRLLVGWPTKLALAPDFADRVITHLERDGIRPSASEPLPDLPKPAIGVPAWEQLLP; the protein is encoded by the coding sequence ATGCCTATTTCCACCGACGTTCTAATTGTCGGCGCCGGAGTTGCCGGCCTCTGGCTGAATGCGCGCCTGCGCCGCCAGGGGTTTTCCACCGTGGTGGTGGAAAGCGCCACCTTGGGTGGCGGGCAAAGCGTGAAGTCCCAGGGCATCATCCACGGCGGTGCGAAATACGCCCTGCACGGCGCCCTCACCGGCGCCTCCGAAGCCATTGCCGATATGCCGCGCCGCTGGCGTGAAGCGCTGGCGGGTAACGGCGAGCTGGACCTGTCTGGCGTGCGCTTGCTGTCCGAAGCGCATTACCTGTGGTCCCCCGGCACTCTCGCAGGCAACCTCACCAGCTTTTTCGCCAGCAAGGCTGTGCGCGGTCGCGTGGATCAGGTCAAGGGCGACGACCTGCCCCCAGCGCTGCAAGACCGCCGATTCAAGGGCAAGGTCTATCGCCTGGCGGAATTGGTCATCGATGTACCGAGCCTGATCGCTCGCCTGGCGCAACTGGCCGGCGACGGCTTGCTCGCCGGGCAACGGATCGAACCGTTGCACGACGGCGACACACTGGTGGGCCTGAAGGTCGACGGTCGCGAGATCCGCGCCCAGCGCATCGTGTTGAGTGCCGGCGCAGGCACGGCTGAACTGCTCGCCGCGCTGGGCCTGAGCCAGCCGGCCATGCAGAAGCGTCCCTTGCACATGATCATCGCCAAGGGCCCCGGCCTGAAGCCGCTGTATGCGCACTGCCTGGGCGGCGGCACCAAGCCGCGCATTACCGTCACCACCCACCCGGCGGCCGATGGCAACTGGGTGTGGTACATGGGCGGCGACATTGCCGAAGCCGATGGCGTGGCGCGTACACCCCAGGAACAGATCGCCACGGCCCAGAAAGAGCTGGCGCAATTGCTGCCGTGGATCGACATGAGCCAGACCCAATGGGCCACCCTGCGCGTCGACCGTGCCGAGCCGCTGCAATCGGGCCTCACCCGTCCCGATAACGCCTTCATCGCCGAGGAGGGCCGCCTGCTGGTGGGCTGGCCGACCAAACTGGCGCTGGCGCCGGACTTCGCCGACCGAGTCATCACCCATCTAGAGCGTGATGGCATCCGCCCAAGCGCCAGTGAGCCCCTGCCCGACCTGCCAAAACCCGCCATCGGCGTACCTGCCTGGGAGCAACTGTTGCCATGA
- a CDS encoding DMT family transporter — protein sequence MNAAYCYLAIAICSEVIATVSMKAIKGWSTPIPLLLVIVGYGVAFWMLTLVVRTVPVGVAYAVWAGMGIVMVSIAALFIYGQKLDIPAMLGMGLIVLGVVVIQLFSKTVGH from the coding sequence ATGAACGCCGCTTACTGCTACCTGGCCATTGCCATCTGCTCGGAAGTGATCGCCACCGTTTCCATGAAAGCCATCAAGGGCTGGAGCACACCGATCCCGCTGCTGCTGGTGATCGTCGGCTACGGCGTGGCGTTCTGGATGTTGACCCTGGTGGTGCGCACCGTGCCGGTGGGCGTCGCCTACGCGGTGTGGGCCGGGATGGGCATTGTCATGGTGAGCATCGCGGCGCTGTTTATCTACGGGCAGAAGCTGGATATTCCGGCGATGCTGGGGATGGGCCTGATTGTGCTTGGGGTCGTGGTGATACAGCTTTTCTCGAAAACAGTAGGACATTGA
- a CDS encoding LysR family transcriptional regulator encodes MSVQWDLEQMRLFVSVAEQRSFSAVARQQRKAQSAVSNAIAMLEADLGVSLFERSSGRQPRLTEAGSVLLEEAREVLRQCERLNGRALSLTRGEEACLRLAQDEAMLFQPVLDSLEALAGQYPLLEVQLSSAAQGDVARKLVERKADLGLLFYHDQIPEALERRVVGSVEMVTVCGVNHPLAREKYVDCQRLAQFRQLLMSTQTSVYPGSEAASPLVWRADSFYVLAEWLMSGLGWAWLPRHIVQYPTYQQQMVELDSEWTPPALVVELVWRRDEHLGPAARFLAKRFAECLQAID; translated from the coding sequence ATGAGCGTGCAGTGGGATCTGGAGCAGATGCGCCTGTTTGTCAGCGTCGCCGAGCAGCGTTCGTTCTCTGCGGTGGCGCGCCAGCAGCGCAAGGCCCAATCGGCGGTCAGCAACGCGATTGCCATGCTGGAGGCGGACCTGGGCGTCAGCCTGTTCGAGCGGAGCAGCGGCCGCCAGCCGCGACTGACCGAGGCCGGCAGCGTGCTGCTGGAGGAGGCGCGCGAAGTGTTGCGCCAGTGTGAACGGCTCAATGGCCGGGCGCTGTCATTGACGCGCGGCGAGGAGGCTTGCCTGCGCCTGGCCCAGGATGAAGCCATGTTGTTCCAGCCGGTGCTCGACAGCCTGGAGGCACTGGCGGGGCAATACCCATTGTTGGAGGTGCAGTTATCCAGCGCGGCCCAGGGCGATGTGGCCCGCAAGTTGGTGGAGCGCAAGGCTGACCTGGGCTTGCTGTTCTATCACGATCAGATCCCCGAAGCCCTGGAGCGGCGCGTGGTCGGCAGCGTCGAGATGGTCACGGTGTGCGGTGTGAACCACCCGCTGGCCCGGGAAAAGTACGTGGATTGCCAACGGCTGGCGCAGTTCCGCCAGTTGCTGATGTCGACCCAGACCAGCGTCTACCCCGGCAGCGAAGCGGCCAGCCCGTTGGTGTGGCGCGCCGACAGTTTCTACGTGTTGGCCGAATGGCTGATGAGCGGCTTGGGCTGGGCCTGGCTGCCCCGGCATATCGTGCAGTACCCGACCTATCAGCAACAGATGGTGGAGCTGGACAGCGAATGGACGCCGCCGGCCCTGGTGGTCGAGTTGGTCTGGCGGCGCGATGAGCACCTGGGGCCCGCCGCACGCTTCCTGGCCAAACGATTTGCCGAGTGCTTGCAGGCGATCGACTGA